From Eleftheria terrae, the proteins below share one genomic window:
- a CDS encoding glycosyltransferase yields MKVMHVEAGKHLYGGALQVVFLLAELQRQAPGDEHVLVCPRGSAIAAAARPHARRVHEIEMKGDADLGLPGRLRRLIREERPDIVHLHSRRGSDLWGGVAARLEGVPAVLSRRVDNPEAPWWVGLKYRLYDRVVAISEGIRQVLLGEGLSPEKVVCVHSAVDTERYRPEGGDRRWLQAEFGLAKDEPTLAMIAQFIPRKGHRTLLQALPAIIARHPRVRVLLFGQGPEEDAIRRLAANAGWQQRVVFAGFRRDLERVLPALDLVVHPAEMEGLGVSLLQAAACEVPIVATRAGGIPEIVLPGQTGLLIEPGDAAALAAAVNRLLDNPAERQDFGRAGRALALREFSVQAMARGNRTVYQQVLDARNAGLSRASSR; encoded by the coding sequence ATGAAAGTGATGCATGTGGAAGCCGGCAAGCACCTCTACGGCGGCGCCCTGCAGGTGGTGTTCCTGCTGGCGGAGTTGCAGCGCCAGGCGCCGGGCGACGAGCATGTGCTGGTGTGCCCCCGCGGCAGCGCCATTGCCGCCGCCGCACGCCCGCACGCCAGGCGGGTGCACGAGATCGAGATGAAGGGCGATGCCGACCTCGGGCTGCCCGGCCGCTTGCGCCGCCTCATCCGCGAGGAGCGGCCGGACATCGTCCACCTGCACAGCCGCCGCGGCAGCGATCTGTGGGGCGGCGTGGCCGCCCGGCTGGAAGGCGTGCCGGCCGTGCTGAGCCGGCGGGTCGACAACCCGGAAGCACCGTGGTGGGTGGGCCTGAAGTACCGGCTCTACGACCGGGTGGTGGCCATCTCGGAGGGCATCCGCCAGGTGCTGCTGGGCGAAGGGCTGTCACCCGAGAAGGTGGTATGTGTGCACAGCGCGGTGGACACCGAGCGCTACCGCCCCGAGGGCGGCGACCGTCGCTGGCTGCAGGCGGAATTCGGCCTGGCCAAGGACGAGCCGACGCTGGCGATGATCGCCCAGTTCATCCCCCGCAAGGGCCACCGCACGCTGCTGCAGGCCTTGCCGGCGATCATCGCCCGACATCCGCGGGTGCGGGTGCTGCTGTTCGGCCAGGGGCCGGAGGAAGACGCCATCCGCCGCCTGGCGGCCAACGCGGGCTGGCAGCAGCGGGTGGTCTTTGCCGGCTTCCGGCGCGACCTGGAGCGGGTGCTGCCGGCACTCGACCTGGTGGTGCATCCGGCGGAGATGGAAGGCCTGGGCGTCTCGCTGCTGCAGGCGGCCGCCTGCGAGGTGCCCATCGTCGCCACCCGCGCCGGTGGCATTCCCGAAATCGTGCTACCTGGGCAGACCGGCCTGCTCATCGAGCCCGGCGACGCGGCGGCGCTGGCTGCCGCGGTGAACCGACTGCTCGACAACCCGGCCGAGCGGCAGGACTTCGGCCGCGCCGGGCGGGCGCTGGCGCTCCGGGAGTTTTCCGTGCAGGCCATGGCCCGCGGCAATCGCACCGTGTACCAGCAGGTGCTCGATGCTCGCAACGCCGGGCTGTCCCGGGCCTCGAGCCGATGA
- a CDS encoding polysialyltransferase family glycosyltransferase has translation MSTVAVYFVASPLQYLAARQIAQRFEAQAQRQVLVWYKPGLAPLVRAEDWDAAAYMPWPRWEPLPGPFGAHRRLCANLREVAALVGRCDTLHLHSAVFDTEAINYFLRGLPAACGATTMRARLLPDGIISIRRYPLSRVKRLAQYARKLRRLVTPALDYWCFSGDRTGADAPFCDRIYVLPGLPHEYQADRVVTLAPLASRHGQAEAAPQVPRALVVGQPLAGAGLLDEADLPGLSAEIRQWLQARGMQQVLYKGHPKDMRRELWQAGYDVVEPGEPLESWMASQRFDIVVGVRSSALLFAKQIYGDQTEVHAFGWDRVKFKSANERSAMEAAFRSCGVLLAPPPAAGPR, from the coding sequence ATGAGCACCGTCGCCGTCTATTTCGTTGCCTCACCGCTGCAATACCTGGCCGCGCGCCAGATCGCGCAGCGCTTCGAGGCGCAGGCGCAACGGCAGGTGCTCGTCTGGTACAAGCCGGGGCTGGCGCCGCTGGTGCGTGCCGAGGACTGGGACGCCGCCGCCTACATGCCCTGGCCACGCTGGGAACCGCTGCCCGGGCCGTTCGGCGCGCACCGGCGCCTGTGCGCCAACCTGCGGGAGGTGGCGGCGCTGGTGGGCCGGTGCGACACGCTGCACCTGCACAGCGCGGTGTTCGACACCGAGGCGATCAATTACTTCCTGCGCGGACTGCCGGCCGCCTGCGGCGCCACCACCATGCGGGCCCGGCTGCTGCCAGACGGCATCATCAGCATCCGCCGCTATCCGCTGAGCCGGGTCAAGCGGCTGGCGCAGTACGCCCGCAAGCTGCGCCGGCTGGTCACACCGGCCCTGGACTACTGGTGCTTCTCAGGCGACCGCACCGGGGCCGACGCGCCGTTCTGCGACCGCATCTATGTGCTGCCCGGCTTGCCGCACGAATACCAGGCCGACCGCGTCGTCACCCTGGCGCCGCTGGCGTCCCGCCATGGGCAGGCCGAAGCCGCGCCGCAGGTGCCGCGGGCGCTCGTGGTGGGCCAACCGCTGGCAGGCGCCGGCCTGCTCGACGAAGCCGACCTGCCCGGCTTGTCGGCCGAGATCCGGCAATGGCTGCAGGCGCGCGGCATGCAGCAGGTACTCTACAAAGGGCACCCGAAGGACATGCGGCGCGAGCTGTGGCAAGCCGGCTACGACGTGGTGGAGCCCGGCGAACCGCTGGAGAGCTGGATGGCCAGCCAGCGGTTCGACATCGTGGTGGGCGTACGCTCTTCGGCGCTGCTGTTTGCCAAGCAGATCTATGGCGACCAGACCGAAGTCCACGCCTTCGGCTGGGACCGGGTGAAGTTCAAGTCGGCCAACGAGCGCTCTGCGATGGAAGCCGCCTTCCGCTCCTGTGGCGTGCTTCTCGCCCCGCCGCCGGCGGCGGGCCCGAGGTGA
- a CDS encoding glycosyltransferase family 25 protein, which translates to MVSPLPIFIISLRRSTERRRAMQDRLHAAGLEGEFFDAVDGRVLDRAASPELAGAAALSNGEVACYLSHLGVWQRVAERGLSHALVLEDDVLLEPDLLPVLQALCARPLPYDLVRLSSLHKQVGKVVAELPAARKLVLPLKNPSGTQGYLLSHDGARRLLAAYARPERAIDSAVDNYWRHGLAVVMVAPPVVAEDRQLDSGIAPSGRATAQGVRGLRARWTRSVQKHLAVAAIYRRLCGKSLWSFWTAKSLSLPVPRHE; encoded by the coding sequence ATGGTGTCCCCCCTCCCCATCTTCATCATCAGCCTGAGGCGCAGCACCGAGCGCCGTCGCGCGATGCAGGACCGCTTGCACGCCGCTGGGCTGGAGGGCGAGTTCTTTGACGCGGTGGACGGCCGCGTTCTCGATCGCGCCGCCTCGCCCGAGCTGGCCGGGGCGGCTGCCTTGTCCAACGGGGAGGTGGCCTGCTACCTCAGCCATCTGGGCGTGTGGCAGCGTGTCGCCGAGCGCGGCCTGTCGCACGCGTTGGTGCTGGAGGACGACGTGCTGCTGGAGCCGGACCTGCTGCCGGTGCTGCAGGCCTTGTGCGCCCGACCGCTGCCCTACGACCTGGTGCGGCTGTCCAGCCTGCACAAGCAGGTGGGCAAGGTGGTGGCCGAGCTGCCCGCGGCACGCAAGCTGGTATTGCCGCTGAAGAACCCGAGCGGCACCCAGGGCTACCTGCTGTCCCACGACGGCGCACGGCGGCTGCTGGCCGCGTACGCCCGGCCCGAGAGGGCCATTGACAGCGCGGTGGACAACTACTGGCGGCACGGGCTGGCGGTGGTGATGGTTGCCCCGCCTGTGGTGGCCGAGGACAGACAGCTCGACTCCGGCATCGCGCCGAGCGGCCGGGCGACGGCGCAGGGCGTGCGCGGCCTGCGTGCCCGCTGGACCCGCTCGGTGCAGAAGCACCTGGCCGTCGCCGCCATCTACCGCCGGCTGTGTGGCAAGAGCCTCTGGTCGTTCTGGACGGCCAAGTCCCTCTCCCTGCCGGTGCCGCGCCATGAATGA
- a CDS encoding glycosyltransferase family 2 protein, translating into MNTGKPTLDVIIVAHDMRDYIYESLCSCSEALRPLGGSLILVDDGSSDDTVALAKAFSASHPDIALTIVQTANQGPGAARNRGLKEVRSDYVCFVDADDLVNSAALVRIIHAMHRYHADMALPIAYCFDDGLRYTRPFGDAGLIKRLLGDNSALVTNSRDMPELLDTETSMCMRIFRAGFLQKHGIEFDDIRFCEDVYPSRAALLLSNAVLLTNETYYYYRQNRPQQRTSDTRPDTMDVFLAIDRSLQRGKETILDTSQGVQLTRRLSRLVMWGWELTPLGHQREFSERAYQTFSQVPRPWLRALRRDRRIEKHIRRLACYFSGYYNKKNIDHFFCYRRPRLVDQLFGGLYRLTRGK; encoded by the coding sequence ATGAATACTGGCAAACCCACCCTCGATGTCATCATCGTCGCGCACGACATGCGCGACTATATCTACGAATCCCTCTGTTCGTGCAGTGAAGCACTGCGCCCGCTGGGCGGCAGCCTGATTCTCGTGGACGACGGCTCGTCGGATGACACCGTGGCCCTTGCCAAGGCATTCTCGGCGTCGCACCCCGATATTGCGCTGACGATCGTGCAGACCGCGAACCAAGGGCCAGGAGCCGCGCGCAACCGGGGACTGAAGGAGGTGCGCAGCGACTACGTCTGTTTTGTGGACGCTGACGACCTGGTCAATTCTGCGGCACTTGTGCGGATCATCCATGCGATGCATCGCTATCACGCCGACATGGCGCTTCCCATCGCCTATTGCTTCGATGACGGACTGCGTTACACGCGGCCGTTCGGAGACGCTGGCCTCATCAAGCGTCTGCTCGGCGACAACAGCGCGCTCGTGACCAATTCGCGTGACATGCCGGAACTGCTGGACACAGAGACGTCCATGTGCATGCGGATCTTTCGCGCCGGCTTCCTGCAGAAGCACGGCATCGAATTCGACGACATCCGGTTCTGCGAGGATGTATACCCCTCCCGCGCAGCACTGCTACTCAGCAATGCCGTCCTGCTGACCAACGAGACCTATTACTACTATCGGCAGAACCGGCCGCAACAACGCACCTCTGACACCCGGCCGGACACCATGGACGTTTTCCTGGCAATCGACCGCAGCCTGCAGCGCGGCAAGGAAACGATTCTCGACACCAGCCAAGGCGTGCAACTCACACGCCGCCTATCGCGGCTGGTGATGTGGGGCTGGGAGCTGACGCCGCTTGGCCATCAGCGCGAGTTTTCGGAGCGCGCGTATCAGACCTTCTCACAAGTACCCCGGCCGTGGCTGCGCGCACTCAGGCGTGACCGGCGGATCGAGAAGCACATCCGGCGCCTAGCCTGCTACTTCAGCGGCTACTACAACAAGAAGAACATCGACCACTTCTTTTGCTATCGGCGCCCGCGCCTCGTCGATCAGTTATTCGGAGGCCTGTACCGGCTGACCCGGGGCAAGTGA
- a CDS encoding glycosyltransferase family 2 protein, whose product MPMTSNVEDARSGTVATPEQALRSHLEPVFNSGRYLVCLAEDAESAKSILPEEHADNVVTLLSTAPLLPAGSDPLRTMVAAESLEWLQSLHARLVAEWKVARFPLVIFMADSEALPLAHLASLLSSMCERYVLWDRETGYLRTGIGHEVDVTVIVPVYNVGQFIERCATSLLNQDFQGRYEVFFVNDGSPDDSLEILNRVCANSTIAKVLTKPNGGAASARNWGIERARGEFLAFVDGDDYVSPTYLSSMFNAAILANTEMAQAEFSYVYADSGTIVPHPEWLRTVNSGIQPAVKPAYELITQTPGIWRRLYSRALLNRNRIRFVESFRRHDDLSFNISVLSRADGVAIVRENVYFYILGRAGQDVSATDERLYIHFRIFEHLFDDLRTRLRDRPLYKQFLAAMYGHHKWALERIKPELKDEYSNGMARQILNSRGPIPLLQRLKVLRSWFPKDRWLLLKMVAIALLKRDRPLPSDV is encoded by the coding sequence ATGCCCATGACCTCCAACGTCGAAGACGCCCGAAGCGGGACAGTTGCAACTCCGGAGCAGGCCCTGCGGAGCCACCTGGAACCCGTCTTCAACTCCGGACGCTATCTGGTCTGCCTCGCTGAGGATGCAGAAAGCGCGAAATCGATCCTGCCGGAAGAACACGCCGACAACGTCGTTACTTTGCTCTCCACCGCGCCGCTGCTGCCGGCAGGCAGTGATCCGCTGCGAACGATGGTTGCCGCGGAGAGCCTGGAATGGTTGCAGTCCCTGCATGCGCGACTGGTGGCCGAGTGGAAGGTGGCTCGCTTCCCCCTCGTGATCTTCATGGCTGACAGCGAAGCGCTGCCGCTTGCGCACCTGGCATCGCTGTTGTCCTCGATGTGCGAACGCTACGTACTGTGGGACCGCGAGACGGGATACCTTCGAACCGGCATTGGGCACGAAGTCGACGTGACCGTCATTGTCCCCGTGTACAACGTCGGCCAGTTCATCGAACGTTGCGCTACCAGCCTGTTGAATCAGGATTTCCAAGGCCGCTACGAAGTCTTCTTCGTCAACGACGGCAGCCCCGACGATTCGCTGGAGATTCTCAACCGCGTATGCGCGAACTCCACCATCGCTAAGGTGCTCACGAAGCCAAACGGCGGAGCGGCTTCGGCACGCAACTGGGGCATAGAGCGAGCACGGGGCGAGTTTCTGGCCTTTGTCGACGGCGATGACTACGTGTCTCCGACTTATCTATCGTCGATGTTCAATGCGGCCATCCTCGCTAACACCGAGATGGCGCAAGCCGAGTTTTCGTACGTCTATGCCGACAGCGGCACGATCGTTCCGCACCCGGAGTGGTTACGCACCGTCAACTCGGGAATCCAGCCAGCAGTCAAGCCGGCCTACGAGCTGATCACGCAAACGCCCGGCATCTGGCGTCGTCTGTACAGCCGTGCCCTGCTCAACCGCAACAGGATCCGCTTTGTCGAATCGTTCCGGCGCCACGACGATCTCTCGTTCAACATCAGCGTCCTGTCGCGTGCGGACGGGGTGGCCATCGTTCGCGAGAATGTCTACTTCTACATCCTGGGCCGCGCCGGGCAGGACGTCAGTGCCACGGATGAGCGGCTGTACATCCACTTCCGGATCTTCGAGCACCTGTTTGACGATCTTCGCACGCGCTTGCGAGATCGACCGCTGTACAAGCAATTTCTGGCCGCAATGTACGGACATCACAAGTGGGCCCTGGAGCGCATCAAGCCCGAACTCAAGGATGAGTACAGCAACGGCATGGCGCGACAGATTCTGAACAGCAGAGGTCCCATTCCGCTGTTGCAGCGCTTGAAAGTCCTTCGCTCTTGGTTTCCAAAGGACCGCTGGCTCTTGCTCAAGATGGTTGCGATCGCACTGCTCAAGCGTGACCGGCCATTGCCTTCCGACGTGTGA
- the glf gene encoding UDP-galactopyranose mutase: MTVLIVGAGFAGSTCARVLAEAGHRVHVIDKRDHIGGNAYDRYDEHGVLVHPYGPHIFHTNSKRVFEFLSRFTDWRFYEHRVLAQVDQELYPIPINRTTLNKLYGKDLTETEAQAYLESVREPREAIKTSEDVVLSSVGHDLCEKFFRGYTRKQWGLDLSQLSAGVAARIPTRTNDDDRYFTDTFQFMPAAGYGEMFRRMLDHPLITIELGSDFEQVRQDKSYSQLVYTGPIDAYFGFKFGRLPYRSLRFDHEHLANVEQVQSVGTVNYPNDHDYTRITEFKHLTGQRHSGTSIVREYPQAEGDPYYPVPRAENEALFKRYAELAEQEKGVVFIGRLAQYRYYNMDQVVAAALKAAEDFLSAV; this comes from the coding sequence GTGACTGTCCTCATCGTTGGCGCCGGCTTCGCCGGCAGCACTTGCGCCCGCGTACTGGCCGAAGCGGGACACCGCGTCCACGTCATCGACAAGCGGGACCACATCGGCGGGAATGCGTATGACCGCTATGACGAGCATGGTGTTCTGGTGCACCCTTACGGTCCGCACATCTTCCACACCAACAGCAAGCGCGTTTTCGAATTCCTCTCTCGCTTCACCGACTGGCGCTTCTATGAACACCGGGTGCTGGCGCAGGTCGATCAAGAGCTGTACCCGATTCCGATCAACCGCACCACACTGAACAAGCTTTACGGCAAAGACCTGACGGAAACCGAAGCGCAGGCCTATCTGGAAAGCGTGCGGGAGCCTCGTGAAGCGATCAAGACCAGCGAAGACGTGGTACTCAGCAGCGTCGGGCACGATCTGTGTGAAAAGTTCTTCCGCGGCTATACCCGCAAGCAATGGGGCTTGGACCTGTCCCAGCTCTCTGCAGGCGTGGCAGCGCGCATCCCCACGCGTACCAACGACGACGATCGCTACTTCACTGACACCTTCCAGTTCATGCCCGCAGCCGGCTACGGGGAGATGTTCAGGCGGATGCTGGATCACCCGCTCATCACGATCGAGCTTGGCTCCGATTTCGAGCAAGTGCGACAGGACAAGAGCTACAGCCAGTTGGTGTACACGGGGCCGATTGATGCCTACTTCGGGTTCAAGTTCGGTCGGCTACCCTATCGCAGCCTCCGGTTCGACCATGAACACCTCGCTAACGTGGAACAGGTGCAGTCAGTCGGTACGGTGAATTACCCCAATGATCACGACTACACTCGGATCACCGAGTTCAAACACCTGACAGGGCAACGCCATAGCGGCACTTCCATCGTGCGTGAGTACCCTCAAGCCGAGGGAGATCCGTACTATCCAGTGCCGCGGGCAGAAAACGAAGCGCTCTTCAAGCGCTATGCCGAATTGGCCGAGCAAGAAAAGGGCGTCGTCTTCATCGGCCGGCTGGCGCAGTACCGCTACTACAACATGGATCAGGTGGTGGCCGCAGCGCTGAAAGCCGCAGAAGATTTCCTGAGCGCGGTCTGA
- the msbA gene encoding lipid A export permease/ATP-binding protein MsbA yields MNLKSTASRLARYVLPHKAGVVLGVICFFLSAAIEPLVPALFKTLLDSGFKADLGFPTWLVPVVIIGLFAGRGLLAFSGTYLFTWSTSQAVMALRTDLIVAIMRADASLYNHLSPGVAANKVISDPQNATNMLAGALTTILRDGTTLVALLGYLFYLNWKLTLISMITMPLLGVVVRQVHRRIKAVGGQSYESQVRLVGIVDDITRAWRVVRTFDAGEFERRRFANEAQRLRRTTLKSVAAGALMTPLTQIVASTGVALILTLALVEANQGGTTVGEFVAFLTAMLMTISPMRHLTDVTQPIVAGLITANASFELMDTPPEPDLGTRELDRCAGSVRFDQVRIVYPGSEQPALNGLSLDVPDGHTIALVGPSGAGKTTVVSALLGFVAPDSGTITLDGHDIQDIRKASLRRQFAVVSQDIVLFDGSIADNVAYAQEKDLVRIEACLKAANLWEFVESLPQQLDTAVGANGSRLSGGQRQRLAIARALYKNASVWIFDEATSALDTESERVVQQSIEQWHGRKTLILIAHRLSTVRNADRIYVLADGRVVEAGSHKELMERAGLYAGMVQAQAVE; encoded by the coding sequence ATGAATCTCAAAAGTACAGCATCGCGACTCGCCCGATACGTTCTGCCGCACAAGGCCGGCGTCGTCCTCGGCGTGATCTGCTTTTTCCTTTCCGCCGCGATCGAGCCGCTCGTGCCCGCCTTGTTCAAGACCCTGCTCGACAGTGGCTTCAAGGCCGACCTCGGCTTCCCCACCTGGCTGGTGCCGGTCGTCATCATCGGCCTCTTCGCCGGCCGGGGCCTGCTGGCCTTCAGCGGCACCTACCTCTTCACCTGGTCGACCTCGCAAGCCGTCATGGCGCTGCGCACGGACCTGATCGTGGCGATCATGCGGGCCGATGCCAGCCTGTACAACCACCTCAGCCCCGGCGTGGCGGCCAACAAGGTCATCAGCGACCCGCAGAACGCCACCAACATGCTGGCCGGCGCGCTCACCACCATCCTGCGCGACGGCACCACGCTGGTCGCCCTGCTCGGCTACCTCTTCTACCTGAACTGGAAGCTCACGCTCATCTCGATGATCACCATGCCGCTGCTCGGTGTGGTGGTGCGGCAGGTGCATCGCCGCATCAAGGCGGTGGGGGGCCAGTCATATGAATCGCAGGTGCGGCTGGTCGGCATCGTCGACGACATCACCCGCGCCTGGCGTGTCGTGCGCACCTTCGACGCCGGCGAGTTCGAGCGCCGCCGCTTCGCCAACGAGGCCCAGCGCCTGCGCCGCACCACGCTCAAGAGCGTGGCCGCCGGCGCCCTGATGACCCCGCTGACGCAGATCGTGGCCAGCACCGGCGTGGCGCTGATCCTCACCCTGGCGCTGGTGGAGGCCAACCAGGGCGGCACCACGGTGGGCGAGTTCGTCGCCTTCCTCACCGCGATGCTGATGACGATTTCGCCGATGCGCCACCTGACCGACGTGACGCAGCCGATCGTCGCCGGCCTGATCACCGCCAACGCCTCCTTCGAGCTGATGGACACGCCGCCGGAGCCCGACCTGGGCACCCGCGAGCTCGACCGGTGCGCCGGCTCCGTCCGCTTCGACCAGGTGCGCATCGTCTACCCCGGCAGCGAGCAGCCGGCGCTCAACGGCCTCAGCCTCGACGTGCCGGACGGTCACACCATCGCACTGGTGGGCCCGTCCGGTGCAGGCAAGACCACCGTGGTCAGCGCCTTGCTGGGTTTCGTTGCGCCCGACTCCGGCACCATCACGCTGGACGGCCACGACATCCAGGACATCCGCAAGGCTTCGCTGCGCCGCCAGTTCGCCGTGGTTTCGCAGGACATCGTGCTGTTTGACGGCTCCATCGCCGACAACGTGGCCTACGCCCAGGAGAAGGACCTGGTGCGCATCGAAGCCTGCCTGAAGGCGGCCAACCTGTGGGAGTTCGTCGAGTCGCTGCCCCAGCAGCTGGACACCGCGGTGGGGGCCAACGGCAGCCGGCTGTCCGGCGGGCAGCGCCAGCGGCTTGCCATCGCGCGGGCGCTCTACAAGAACGCGAGCGTCTGGATCTTCGACGAGGCCACCTCGGCTCTGGACACCGAATCCGAGCGAGTGGTGCAGCAGTCCATCGAGCAATGGCACGGCCGCAAGACCCTGATCCTGATCGCCCACCGGCTGAGCACCGTGCGCAATGCCGACCGCATCTACGTGCTGGCCGACGGCCGGGTGGTGGAGGCCGGCTCGCACAAGGAACTGATGGAGCGGGCCGGCCTGTACGCCGGCATGGTGCAGGCGCAGGCGGTCGAGTAA
- a CDS encoding alpha/beta fold hydrolase — protein sequence MQPPPSASYLARRPHQPVFRPVRGLRYHLRCWGDASQAGPDRPPLVLLHGWMDVSASFQFMVDALQQPRYVLAPDWRGFGLTERPGTDTYWFPDYLADLEALLDALLPGQPVDLLGHSMGGNVAMLYAGIRPQRVRRLINLEGFGLPDTTADDAPRRYARWLDELKSPAELRGYDSPAAVAERLRRNNPLLRADFAEWLAPHWAQPDEAGQWQILGDPAHKRANPVLYRKEEALACWRRIAAPVLWVEGDRTDVARFWGDRYPRSDFEARLAQVPRLQRQVLSPAGHMLHHDQPEALAARIEVFLNAP from the coding sequence ATGCAGCCGCCTCCCTCTGCCAGCTACCTCGCCCGCCGGCCGCACCAGCCGGTCTTCCGGCCCGTGCGCGGCCTGCGCTACCACCTGCGCTGCTGGGGCGACGCCTCGCAGGCCGGTCCCGACCGGCCGCCGCTGGTGCTCCTGCACGGCTGGATGGATGTCTCCGCCTCCTTCCAGTTCATGGTCGACGCGCTGCAGCAGCCACGCTACGTCCTGGCGCCCGACTGGCGCGGTTTCGGGCTCACCGAACGCCCAGGCACCGACACCTACTGGTTCCCCGACTACCTGGCCGACCTCGAAGCACTGCTCGACGCGCTGCTGCCCGGCCAGCCCGTGGACCTGCTCGGCCACAGCATGGGCGGCAACGTCGCGATGCTCTATGCCGGCATCCGGCCGCAGCGCGTGAGGCGCCTGATCAACCTGGAAGGCTTCGGCCTGCCCGACACCACCGCCGACGACGCACCGCGCCGCTATGCCCGCTGGCTGGACGAGCTGAAATCCCCGGCCGAGCTGCGCGGCTACGACAGCCCGGCCGCGGTGGCCGAGCGCCTGCGCCGCAACAACCCGCTGCTGCGCGCCGACTTCGCCGAATGGCTGGCGCCCCATTGGGCGCAGCCGGACGAAGCCGGGCAATGGCAGATCCTCGGCGACCCGGCGCACAAGCGCGCCAACCCGGTGCTCTACCGCAAGGAAGAGGCGCTGGCCTGCTGGCGCCGCATCGCGGCCCCCGTGCTGTGGGTGGAAGGCGACCGCACCGACGTGGCCCGGTTCTGGGGCGACCGCTACCCGCGCAGCGACTTCGAAGCCCGCCTGGCGCAGGTGCCGCGGCTGCAACGCCAGGTGCTTTCGCCGGCCGGCCATATGCTGCACCACGACCAGCCCGAAGCACTGGCCGCCCGCATCGAGGTTTTCCTGAACGCCCCTTGA
- the prfB gene encoding peptide chain release factor 2 (programmed frameshift), protein MDAERINTLGNTLEDLTRRTAELRRYLDWETKSHRLSEVNAALEDPTVWNDPKHAQELGREKKALEGVVLTISRLESELSDNSELFELSKADDDLAGLEAIEGEVSSLTAELEQLEFRRMFSNPADPNNCFIDIQAGAGGTEACDWASMLLRQYLRYCERKGFKTEVMEESEGDVAGIKSATIKVEGEYAFGYLRSETGVHRLVRKSPFDSSGGRHTSFASVFVYPEVDDSIEIEINPADVRTDTFRASGAGGQHINKTDSAVRLTHIPSGIVVQCQNDRSQHRNRDEAWQMLRSRLYEHEMRKRMAEQQKLEDSKTDVGWGHQIRSYVLDQSRIKDLRTNVEISNTQKVLDGDLDSFIEASLKQGI, encoded by the exons ATGGACGCAGAACGCATCAACACCCTCGGCAACACGCTCGAAGACCTGACTCGGCGCACCGCCGAGCTTCGGAGGTATCTT GACTGGGAGACCAAGTCCCACCGCCTGAGCGAGGTCAACGCGGCCCTCGAAGATCCCACCGTCTGGAACGATCCCAAGCACGCGCAGGAACTCGGCCGCGAGAAGAAGGCCCTCGAAGGCGTGGTGCTGACCATCAGCCGCCTGGAATCCGAGCTGTCCGACAACAGCGAGCTGTTCGAGCTCTCCAAGGCCGATGACGACCTGGCCGGCCTGGAAGCCATTGAAGGCGAAGTAAGCAGCCTGACGGCCGAGCTCGAGCAGCTCGAGTTCCGCCGCATGTTCAGCAACCCGGCCGATCCGAACAACTGCTTCATCGACATCCAGGCCGGCGCGGGTGGCACCGAGGCCTGCGACTGGGCCAGCATGCTGCTGCGCCAGTACCTGCGCTACTGCGAGCGCAAGGGCTTCAAGACGGAGGTGATGGAAGAGTCCGAAGGCGACGTGGCCGGCATCAAGAGCGCCACCATCAAGGTGGAAGGCGAATACGCCTTTGGCTACCTGCGCAGCGAGACCGGCGTGCACCGCCTGGTGCGCAAGAGTCCGTTCGATTCCTCGGGCGGGCGGCACACCTCCTTCGCCAGCGTGTTCGTGTACCCTGAGGTGGACGACTCGATCGAGATCGAGATCAACCCCGCCGACGTGCGCACCGACACCTTCCGCGCGTCGGGCGCCGGCGGCCAGCACATCAACAAGACCGACTCCGCGGTGCGGCTGACCCACATCCCCAGCGGCATCGTGGTGCAGTGCCAGAACGACCGTTCCCAGCACCGCAACCGCGACGAGGCGTGGCAGATGCTGCGCTCGCGCCTGTACGAGCATGAGATGCGCAAGCGCATGGCCGAGCAGCAGAAGCTGGAGGACAGCAAGACCGACGTCGGCTGGGGCCACCAGATCCGCTCCTATGTGCTGGACCAGAGCCGTATCAAGGACCTGCGCACGAACGTCGAGATCTCCAACACCCAGAAGGTGCTGGATGGCGACCTCGACTCTTTCATCGAAGCCAGCCTCAAGCAAGGCATCTGA